The window CGGAGCGAGAATCCGCGATAAAAGTGGCGTGTGAAAGTTGCCACCTCGCGGAGACCCAGGGCTTTCTGGCCAGTGGGATAGGCCATGCGGCAAGTGAGGCCGGTCCGGATTGTATCGATTGCCACATGGCTAAAACCGGTAAGTCGGCGGTCGCTAATGCTACCACGTTTACTGGCGATGTGCGCAGTCATAGCTGGACGATCAACATGGATCCGAACGCGGCGATGTTCACCCAAGATGGACTTTTCGCCAACGGCTATATCACGCTTGACTTTGCCTGTCTGCAGTGCCACACATCAGAAACCAAGGAGTGGGCTGCGACCTATGCCCCGCTCGTTCACACTCCGATTGGATCTCCGTCTAGTGGCGATTTCTCGCAACTGGCAAGTTCAACCTTGAAGGGTCACTGATAGTCTTTTAGGAATCGAGTCTGAGTTCGGGCCCCGTGAATTCAACGGGGCCTTTTTCTTGCTACCTTACAACGTTTCGCGGCAGCCCGGTTCGAGATTAGCCGCAGTGACCGATTCGTTCAAATACAGCGCAATCGCCTCGGGGGAGATACACGGACTCACCTTGCGGCGGGCGATGCGCTGGATGTTGAGCAGATGCATGGCGCTGATATTGTCGGTCGTGATGTTCTTGCCGCCGGTGCCGCATCCCAGGGTGAGCGACGGCCTCAGCGCGTTGTAGGTCCCGCCGAGCGCGCCGTGTGATGCCGGCGTATTGATTAGAATGCGGCCGGCGTTCATGGTCGAGGCAAAGTACCGTATCCTCTCCTCGTTGGTAGAGAACATGCTGATGGTGTGCCCCAGGCCGCCATTGACGTTGATCTTGCGGCAGAGCTCGATGGCGGTTTCGATATCGTCAGCCCGATAAAACGCCAGAATTGGCGCGAGTATCTCCAGCGAGAGTGGCGATTGCAGGCCGACCTCGTCCAATTCGGCAATTAGCAGCGTGGTATCGGGTGGGACGTTGATACCGGCCATTTCGGCTATCTTAGTTGCGGGCTGGCCGATCACCTCGGGGCGCATGGTCCGATGCTCGACGTTGAAAGCGATCGGTTCGAGACGCTTGATCTCTTCTTGGGTCAGGAAGTACGCCTTGCGCTCGAGTAAAAGCCGCTTGACCTGCTCGACATGGCACCCTCTGACTACGAGCGCCTGTTCGCTTGCGCAGATAGTCCCGTTGTCAAAGGTTTTGGAGAGGAAGATCTGTTCCACCGTAAACGGCACGTCGGCGCTCATACCGATAAACACCGGCACGTTGCCGGGGCCGATACCGATTGCCGGATTGCCGGAACTGTATGCCGCGCGAACGAGCGCAGTCGAGCCGGTGGCCAGAACCATGGCGGTTTTTTTGTGGCTCATCAGGGTCAAAGTCTCCTGCTCGGTTGACCTGGCCACCCATTGGATGCAGTGATCCGGCGCGCCGGCGCTGAGCGCGGCGCCGTAGCAGATTCGGGCCGCCTCGATGGAGCATTTCTTCGCGGCTCCGTGCGGGCGGATGACAATCGGGTTACGCGATTTGAGAGAAATGAGTATTTTGAACAGGACAGTCGAGGTTGGGTTGGTCACGGGCGTGATTGCGAATATCGGACCGATCGGCTGAGCGATCTCCACAATCCCTTTTTCCGCGTCCTCCGATATCACCCCCACCGTCTTCATATCCTTGATGTCCTCGTAGACGATGCGGGTGGCGATGACGTTCTTGATGACTTTATCGCGCCAGATACCGAGCCGGGTCTCGTCGCACGCCATCTTCGCCAACCGGATGCGGTTGTCGAATCCGGCTTCATAGACAGCCCGGACAATCCGGTCGGTCTGCTCCTGGTTGAGTTTTCGGAAGGCGGCCGCGGCCATCGTCGCGCGGTCCAGGATAGCGTCGATATCGAGCCCAGGGGGGCGTTCGTCGGTCATAATCACATACCTCTCCGGCGATAAGCTGGCCAAAAATACGGCATTGCACGAGGGCCGGACAAGCGGAAAGGGGGCGAGCTTTCTGGTTGATTCGGCCGGCGGCAGCGGACTATTATTGGTTGCCCTCGATACCGAACGGTTCCTGCGATACGCGCAGGCTACAAGCGAGGGCAATTCCAATTGGCCGGTCTGAAAACATGTACATTTTGCAGGACCTGGTACTGATCTTCGCCGCGTCGGTGGCCGGCCTGCTGGTGTGCCATCGCCTGAAGCTCCCGCCGATAGTGGGGTTTCTAATTGCCGGGCTGGCTATCGGCCCGCACGGCTTCAGTCTGATTCACTCCCCACACGAAGTCGACATGCTCGCGGAGATCGGGGTCATTCTGCTTTTGTTCGCCATCGGGATCGAGTTCTCCGTCAAGGACCTTCTGCACTCCAGCCGCTCCGCTCTGTTGGGGGGTGGGCTGCAAGTGGTGCTCACGATCGTTGTGGTCACACTGCTGGTGGCCTGGCTCGATTTCACGCTCAGCCAGGCGGTGTTCGCCGGTTTCCTGGTGTCGCTCAGCAGTACCGCTATCGTCCTGAAGGCCCTTCAGGACCGGGCCGAGCTGGACAGCGCCAACGGGCGCGTCACCCTGGCGATATTGATCTTTCAGGACATAATAATCGCTCCGATGATGATCATCACGCCGGTGTTGAGCGGCGCCGACAGCGGTTTGACTGAGTCGTTGTTCAGGCTGCTCTTCAAAGGTCTAATTGTTGTGATCCTGGTGGTGGTACTGGCGCGATATCTCGTGCCGACCGTGCTCTACCAGGTGGCGCGCACACGGAGTCGCGAGCTGTTCCTGCTCAGCGTAGTGCTGATCGGCATGGCGGTGGCGTGGTCTACGTTCGAACTGGGGCTGTCACTCGGATTGGGAGCGTTCTTGGCCGGGCTGATTATCTCCGACTCGGAATACAGCAGTCAGGCGCTCGAGGGAGTTCTGCCGTTCAAGGCGGTGTTCACCGGGTTTTTCTTCGTCTCGATCGGGATGTTGCTGGATACCTCCACGGTTCTGTCCCATCCGGGTGCGGTTTTCGGCGGAGGTCTGCTGGTCATTCTCATCAAGACGATTATCGCCGCAGGCGTGGCGCTGGCCCTGGGGATGTCATCGCGGGCGGCGATCATAATCGGCCTGGCGCTCGGCCAGGTGGGGGAGTTCAGCTTTATTCTCTCCAAAGTTGGATTGTCATCGGGCCTGATTGACTCCGGGCATTACCAGCTCTTTCTGGCGGTCGCCATTCTGACCATGGGCCTGACCCCGTTCCTGATAAGCCTCGCGCCAAGCGTGGCCGCGGCGGTCTCGAGCTGGCCGTTCCTGCGGCGGTTTGAATCGGGATCGTATCGCGGCCTGGCGGGCGGGCGCGAGGGCGATCAGGCGATTGAAAACCACCTGGTGATAATTGGATTCGGGCTGAACGGCCGTAATATCGCCCGCGCGGCCAAGGCGGCGGGGATCAGGTACGTCATTGTGGAAATGAACCCGGACACCGTCCGTGCGGTGAAAGCCGAGGGGGAACCGATCCGCTACGGCGACGCGTCCAGTCGCGAGCTGCTCAAGGAGGTGGCAATCGAACGCGCCCGGATTGTCGTGATCGCGATATCCGATCCGATTACCTCCCGCCGCATCACCCACACCATTCGCGAGCTCAGTCCGCGCGTGTACATTATCGTGAGGACGCGCTTTGTGATCGAAATGGCCGCCCTGTACGAAAACGGCGCCAACGAGGTCATTCCTGAGGAATTTGAGACCTCGGTTGAGATCTTCACCCGCGTTCTGACCAAGTATCTCGTGCCGCGGGACGATATCGAGAAACTGACCGCGGAGCTCCGCTCACACAGTTACGAGATGTTCCGAAGCCTGACTCCGCGGTCGCCGAGCCTGGGTGACCTGCAGGTGCACCTGTCGGAGATTGAAATAAGCGCCGTCAAAGTGGGGTCAACCTGCCCGGCGCTCGGCCAGACACTCGCCGAGGCGCGGCTGCGCAACCGGTTCGGCGTGAACGTGCTGGCGATCATGCGAGGGGCGAAGTTGATCAGCAACCCGGCCGGTGACGTCCGCCTCGAACCAGGCGACCTGCTCTATGTGGTCGGTACGGCCGCGCAGTGCAACGAAGTGGCTTTGGCGCTGGCGGATTGATGTCAGACTTCAGCCCGGGGAGCGCCGGAAGTAGGTTCGATATTCGCCGGCCGAAACCGCGCGCGTCCACGTGTCGAAGCCCTTTGCTCTGGCCTTGTCGATTAGCGGCGCGGGCTCAAAAGGCGTGATCAGTTCGTATATGACGTCGTGGGGTAGACTTTCGAGATCGCCCAGCACCCGCCCGATTGGTTGAAGACCGGCCTCGATAAG is drawn from Candidatus Zixiibacteriota bacterium and contains these coding sequences:
- a CDS encoding aldehyde dehydrogenase family protein; translated protein: MTDERPPGLDIDAILDRATMAAAAFRKLNQEQTDRIVRAVYEAGFDNRIRLAKMACDETRLGIWRDKVIKNVIATRIVYEDIKDMKTVGVISEDAEKGIVEIAQPIGPIFAITPVTNPTSTVLFKILISLKSRNPIVIRPHGAAKKCSIEAARICYGAALSAGAPDHCIQWVARSTEQETLTLMSHKKTAMVLATGSTALVRAAYSSGNPAIGIGPGNVPVFIGMSADVPFTVEQIFLSKTFDNGTICASEQALVVRGCHVEQVKRLLLERKAYFLTQEEIKRLEPIAFNVEHRTMRPEVIGQPATKIAEMAGINVPPDTTLLIAELDEVGLQSPLSLEILAPILAFYRADDIETAIELCRKINVNGGLGHTISMFSTNEERIRYFASTMNAGRILINTPASHGALGGTYNALRPSLTLGCGTGGKNITTDNISAMHLLNIQRIARRKVSPCISPEAIALYLNESVTAANLEPGCRETL
- a CDS encoding cation:proton antiporter, with the translated sequence MYILQDLVLIFAASVAGLLVCHRLKLPPIVGFLIAGLAIGPHGFSLIHSPHEVDMLAEIGVILLLFAIGIEFSVKDLLHSSRSALLGGGLQVVLTIVVVTLLVAWLDFTLSQAVFAGFLVSLSSTAIVLKALQDRAELDSANGRVTLAILIFQDIIIAPMMIITPVLSGADSGLTESLFRLLFKGLIVVILVVVLARYLVPTVLYQVARTRSRELFLLSVVLIGMAVAWSTFELGLSLGLGAFLAGLIISDSEYSSQALEGVLPFKAVFTGFFFVSIGMLLDTSTVLSHPGAVFGGGLLVILIKTIIAAGVALALGMSSRAAIIIGLALGQVGEFSFILSKVGLSSGLIDSGHYQLFLAVAILTMGLTPFLISLAPSVAAAVSSWPFLRRFESGSYRGLAGGREGDQAIENHLVIIGFGLNGRNIARAAKAAGIRYVIVEMNPDTVRAVKAEGEPIRYGDASSRELLKEVAIERARIVVIAISDPITSRRITHTIRELSPRVYIIVRTRFVIEMAALYENGANEVIPEEFETSVEIFTRVLTKYLVPRDDIEKLTAELRSHSYEMFRSLTPRSPSLGDLQVHLSEIEISAVKVGSTCPALGQTLAEARLRNRFGVNVLAIMRGAKLISNPAGDVRLEPGDLLYVVGTAAQCNEVALALAD